Proteins co-encoded in one Sulfurimonas sp. HSL1-2 genomic window:
- a CDS encoding DUF6044 family protein, translating to MSSFLSWLSNAIHQNLKPNCYSVYSVNKYIILHRRYWLLFLLAATGLYLFPLFIYTGDLKYFIFDNINGNHLPLLAKCGLLFAESHKTIAMIFNGLPRGAFGSEFDIQVWLYYWLDTLQAYIVNEFTIHIVAFIAMYAFLWRYLLADESESIRFFSASTGAFYFAITPFLPTLGLSIAIMPLVAFAYIRIWQRQNGWIEWLILSLFPFYSSFAQVYVFFLFTAVTIALFGMLRHRVIHFRLLFALLLVIFIFLCKDYRLVLQMIFDSGFVSHRVEFAKFDKTFMDAYRMAHLQFLHGLSHAKGMHFELLLPAAIFAVLLSLLKQKLTPLFSLILLSVFIFLVLVDFWSFLLAQKYSLPLFFIFIVSVYKFQHDKYGKWLSIILILLVGLSYWLGFSFYEKWDEITKELLLIRMFDFSRFFFFSQVLWAIAAALVAIVVMRKVQFALLILSLFVIFQFAIGREKAYFGMGKQPYLFSYNAYFAASQFQRIEDYIGRTQCSYRVVSLGIDPIVALHNGFYTLDGYMVNYPLQYKHEFRKIIQRHLEKNDEARKLFDNWGNKVYLYDNGVTYDYLNEEMLRNNNALVYNDLDMNTTQISRMGGQYLFSSRRILEAQKFGLRYLATFEDEKSVWTVHLYAIIGNEPQGKNF from the coding sequence TTGAGCTCTTTTCTGTCATGGCTTTCAAATGCGATCCATCAAAACTTGAAGCCGAACTGCTACTCCGTATATTCTGTCAATAAATATATCATCCTTCATCGCCGCTATTGGCTTCTTTTTCTTTTAGCGGCCACAGGTTTATATCTGTTCCCGCTGTTTATCTATACGGGTGATTTGAAATATTTTATTTTTGACAACATCAATGGAAATCATCTTCCTCTGTTGGCGAAATGCGGATTATTATTTGCCGAAAGTCATAAAACAATTGCCATGATTTTCAATGGTCTCCCGAGAGGGGCGTTTGGCAGTGAATTTGATATTCAAGTGTGGCTATATTATTGGCTTGATACCCTTCAGGCCTATATTGTCAATGAGTTCACTATACACATAGTTGCATTTATTGCAATGTATGCGTTCCTCTGGAGATATCTTCTAGCCGATGAGAGTGAATCCATTAGATTTTTTTCTGCTTCGACAGGTGCTTTTTATTTTGCAATAACACCTTTCTTGCCTACACTGGGGTTAAGTATCGCGATCATGCCGTTGGTTGCCTTTGCATATATAAGAATATGGCAAAGACAGAACGGTTGGATAGAATGGTTGATTCTAAGCCTCTTCCCATTTTATTCAAGTTTTGCCCAGGTTTATGTTTTTTTTCTTTTCACCGCCGTAACGATTGCTCTTTTCGGAATGTTACGTCATCGCGTCATTCACTTCCGTCTCCTGTTCGCCCTTCTGCTGGTGATATTTATTTTTTTATGCAAAGACTATCGGTTAGTATTGCAAATGATCTTCGATAGCGGTTTTGTGTCGCATCGTGTTGAGTTTGCGAAGTTTGACAAAACATTTATGGACGCATATCGTATGGCGCATCTGCAGTTTTTGCACGGGTTGAGTCATGCAAAGGGTATGCATTTTGAACTATTGCTTCCGGCAGCAATATTCGCTGTGCTCTTGTCTCTGCTCAAACAAAAACTGACACCTCTTTTCTCGCTGATTCTTTTATCGGTCTTCATATTTCTCGTCCTTGTAGATTTCTGGTCTTTCCTTTTGGCGCAGAAATACAGTCTTCCGCTCTTTTTCATTTTTATTGTCTCAGTTTACAAGTTCCAGCACGATAAATATGGGAAATGGTTGTCCATTATCTTGATACTACTTGTTGGTCTCTCCTATTGGCTTGGATTTAGTTTTTATGAAAAATGGGATGAAATCACCAAAGAGCTCTTATTGATCAGAATGTTTGATTTTTCAAGATTTTTCTTTTTTTCTCAAGTGCTTTGGGCAATTGCAGCTGCCTTGGTGGCCATTGTCGTTATGCGAAAAGTGCAATTCGCTCTATTGATATTGTCGCTGTTTGTCATTTTTCAGTTCGCCATCGGCAGGGAAAAAGCATATTTCGGTATGGGAAAGCAGCCGTATCTCTTCTCATATAATGCGTATTTTGCAGCATCCCAATTTCAGCGGATTGAAGACTATATCGGAAGAACACAGTGTTCATATAGGGTTGTTAGCCTGGGCATCGATCCCATCGTTGCTCTTCATAATGGTTTCTATACGTTAGATGGGTATATGGTTAACTACCCATTGCAATATAAACATGAATTCAGAAAAATTATTCAACGGCATTTGGAAAAGAATGATGAGGCAAGAAAGCTTTTTGATAATTGGGGCAACAAAGTCTATTTGTATGACAACGGGGTGACATACGATTATCTGAATGAAGAAATGCTCCGGAATAACAATGCACTCGTCTATAATGATTTGGATATGAACACGACGCAGATCTCCCGAATGGGCGGTCAATATTTGTTTTCATCCAGACGTATTCTTGAGGCACAAAAATTCGGATTGAGGTATCTGGCAACTTTTGAAGATGAGAAAAGTGTATGGACAGTGCATCTGTATGCAATTATAGGTAATGAGCCGCAGGGAAAGAACTTCTAA
- the pckA gene encoding phosphoenolpyruvate carboxykinase (ATP) — translation MINAEALEALGIKNTQEIFYNLSLDDLIDHELKNGECHMTSSGATTVDTGIFTGRSPKDKFFVFEEPSNKYIAWGDVNQPVSKAVFDEVYAVAVKELSGKKLYVNDLFSGASASSRRNIRFVSEIAWQSHFVRNMFIVPKTEELEGFTPDFTLLNACKAVNEKWEEHGLNSEVFVLFNVEENIAIVGGTFYGGEMKKGIFSMMNYWLPLEGKMAMHCSANVGKDGDTALFFGLSGTGKTTLSTDPNRALIGDDEHGWDDEGVFNFEGGCYAKVIDIDPKNEPEIYAAIRRGALLENVVFDEEGTVDYGDGSKTENTRVSYPIEHIENRQPGLMAGHPKNIIFLTADAFGVLPPVSKLSKEQAMYYFLSGYTAKVAGTERGITEPVATFSACFGEAFLPLHPTVYAKLLGEKIDKHGVNVYLVNTGWTGGPYGIGKRMSIKDTRACIDAILDGSINDCEFDTTRTFRLNVPKTLGDIDPKVLNPRNAWANKEEFDAARDRLAAMFIDNFHKYEEAGGHEFDYHEAGPKIES, via the coding sequence ATGATAAATGCGGAAGCACTGGAAGCATTAGGCATTAAGAATACCCAAGAGATTTTTTACAACCTTTCCCTGGACGATCTGATCGACCACGAACTCAAAAACGGCGAGTGCCATATGACGAGTAGCGGTGCGACCACAGTCGATACCGGTATCTTCACCGGCCGCAGTCCCAAGGACAAATTCTTTGTCTTTGAAGAGCCTTCCAACAAATACATTGCCTGGGGCGACGTTAACCAGCCCGTCTCCAAAGCAGTGTTTGATGAGGTGTATGCTGTCGCCGTCAAAGAGCTTTCCGGTAAGAAGCTCTACGTCAACGACCTCTTCAGCGGTGCCAGCGCCTCCAGCCGCCGCAATATCCGTTTCGTTTCCGAAATCGCATGGCAGTCCCATTTCGTCCGCAACATGTTTATCGTTCCGAAGACGGAGGAGCTTGAAGGGTTCACGCCGGATTTCACGCTGCTCAATGCCTGCAAAGCCGTCAATGAGAAGTGGGAGGAGCATGGTCTCAACTCCGAGGTATTCGTTCTGTTCAACGTCGAGGAGAATATTGCTATCGTCGGTGGTACCTTCTACGGCGGGGAGATGAAAAAAGGGATCTTCTCCATGATGAACTACTGGCTGCCGCTCGAGGGGAAGATGGCCATGCACTGTTCCGCCAACGTCGGCAAGGATGGGGATACGGCACTCTTCTTCGGCCTTTCCGGTACGGGGAAAACAACCCTCTCCACCGACCCGAACCGTGCACTGATAGGTGACGATGAGCACGGCTGGGATGACGAAGGCGTCTTCAACTTCGAAGGCGGCTGCTACGCCAAGGTCATCGATATCGATCCGAAGAACGAACCGGAGATTTACGCCGCGATCCGTCGCGGTGCGCTGCTGGAGAACGTTGTCTTTGACGAAGAGGGAACTGTTGACTACGGTGACGGCAGCAAAACGGAGAACACCCGTGTCTCCTACCCGATCGAACATATCGAGAACCGCCAGCCGGGCCTGATGGCCGGGCATCCGAAAAACATCATCTTCCTCACCGCGGACGCTTTCGGCGTTCTGCCCCCGGTTTCCAAACTCTCCAAAGAACAGGCGATGTACTACTTCCTCAGCGGCTACACGGCCAAGGTCGCCGGAACCGAACGCGGGATTACCGAGCCGGTCGCAACCTTCTCTGCCTGTTTCGGGGAAGCGTTCCTGCCGCTGCACCCGACGGTCTATGCGAAACTTCTCGGCGAGAAGATCGACAAGCACGGTGTCAACGTCTACCTGGTCAACACCGGCTGGACGGGCGGCCCGTACGGCATCGGTAAACGTATGAGCATCAAAGACACGCGCGCCTGTATCGACGCGATCCTTGACGGTTCCATCAACGACTGCGAATTCGATACGACGAGAACGTTCCGTCTCAACGTACCGAAGACGCTCGGCGATATCGACCCGAAGGTTCTCAACCCGCGCAACGCCTGGGCAAACAAAGAGGAGTTCGATGCGGCGCGTGACCGCCTCGCGGCCATGTTCATCGACAACTTCCACAAATATGAAGAGGCGGGTGGTCACGAATTCGACTACCACGAGGCGGGACCGAAAATCGAGTCCTGA
- the uvrB gene encoding excinuclease ABC subunit UvrB, which translates to MGRFEVVTEYAPAGDQPGAIATLAGSVLEGNRYQTLEGVTGSGKTYTMAKVIEKTQLPTIIMTHNKTLAAQLYSEFKAFFPNNHVEYFISYYDYYQPEAYIPRQDLFIEKDSSINDELERLRLSATANLLSYDDVIVIASVSANYGLGDPEEYAKMVQILEVGQEVGQKELLLRLVEMGYTRNDTYFDSGHLRVSGDVLDIYPPYLEDEAIRVEFFGDEIEAIYTFEVIANKKLEEKEKVTVYATSQFTVGQERLSRAVKTIEDELGERLDNLLANEKIVEAQRLKQRTEFDLEMLETVGMCKGVENYSRHLTGKKPGEAPYTLLDYFAINHDKYMIIVDESHVSLPQFRGMYAGDRSRKEVLVEYGFRLPSALDNRPLKYEEFINKAPHYLFVSATPAETELELSAVKAEQIIRPTGLLDPIVTIKDSDNQVEDLHDEIKKTVEKGDRILVTVLTKKMAESLTTYLADLGIKVQYMHSDIDAIERNQIIRSLRLGEFDVLIGINLLREGLDLPEVSLVAILDADKEGFLRSETSLVQTIGRAARNADGRVILYAKKMTRSMQAAIDINKQRREKQMAHNEANGITPTTVKRKLDENLKLEETGELYNKRKKLEKMPAAERKKILNELNQKMKEAAKKLEFEEAARLRDEIAKIRQL; encoded by the coding sequence GTGGGCAGATTTGAAGTCGTCACGGAATACGCACCGGCGGGGGACCAGCCGGGGGCGATTGCCACACTGGCCGGGAGCGTCCTGGAGGGGAACCGTTACCAGACCCTCGAAGGGGTCACCGGGAGCGGAAAGACCTATACGATGGCCAAAGTCATCGAGAAGACCCAGCTGCCGACGATCATCATGACCCACAACAAAACGCTCGCAGCCCAGCTCTACAGCGAATTCAAAGCCTTCTTTCCCAACAACCACGTCGAGTACTTCATCAGCTACTACGATTACTACCAGCCCGAAGCCTACATCCCGCGCCAGGACCTCTTTATCGAGAAGGACAGCTCCATCAACGATGAACTGGAACGCCTGCGTCTCTCCGCAACGGCCAACCTGCTCAGCTACGACGATGTCATCGTCATCGCCTCCGTCTCCGCCAACTACGGTCTCGGGGATCCGGAGGAGTACGCCAAAATGGTGCAGATCCTCGAAGTCGGACAGGAGGTCGGGCAAAAAGAGCTTCTGTTGCGCCTGGTCGAGATGGGCTACACCCGCAACGACACCTACTTCGACAGCGGCCACCTCCGCGTCAGCGGCGACGTTCTCGACATTTACCCACCCTACCTCGAAGACGAGGCGATCCGCGTGGAATTCTTCGGCGACGAAATCGAGGCCATCTACACCTTCGAGGTGATCGCTAACAAGAAGCTCGAGGAGAAGGAGAAGGTAACTGTCTACGCCACCAGCCAGTTCACGGTCGGCCAGGAGAGGCTCTCCCGGGCCGTCAAGACGATCGAGGACGAGCTGGGCGAGCGCCTCGACAACTTGCTTGCCAACGAGAAGATCGTCGAAGCGCAGCGCCTCAAGCAGCGGACCGAGTTCGACCTGGAGATGCTGGAGACCGTCGGCATGTGCAAGGGGGTGGAGAACTATTCACGCCACCTCACCGGCAAAAAGCCGGGCGAAGCGCCCTATACCCTGCTGGACTACTTCGCCATCAACCACGACAAGTACATGATCATCGTCGACGAATCGCATGTCTCACTGCCGCAGTTCCGCGGCATGTACGCCGGCGACCGCAGCCGCAAAGAGGTCCTGGTCGAATACGGCTTCCGTCTGCCGAGCGCCCTCGACAACCGGCCGCTGAAGTACGAGGAGTTCATCAACAAAGCGCCCCACTACCTCTTCGTCTCCGCCACCCCCGCCGAAACGGAACTCGAGCTCAGTGCCGTCAAGGCCGAACAGATCATCCGTCCGACGGGGCTGCTTGATCCCATCGTCACGATCAAGGACTCCGACAACCAGGTCGAAGACCTCCACGACGAGATCAAAAAGACCGTGGAAAAAGGCGACCGTATCCTGGTGACGGTCCTGACCAAGAAGATGGCGGAGTCACTGACGACCTATCTGGCCGACCTCGGTATCAAGGTGCAGTATATGCACTCCGACATCGATGCGATCGAACGTAACCAGATCATCCGAAGCCTCCGGTTGGGGGAGTTCGATGTCCTCATCGGGATCAACCTCCTTCGCGAAGGGCTGGACCTGCCCGAAGTCAGCCTCGTCGCCATCCTCGACGCCGACAAGGAGGGCTTTCTGCGCTCGGAGACTTCGCTGGTCCAGACGATCGGGCGCGCCGCGCGCAACGCCGACGGCCGTGTCATCCTCTATGCCAAAAAGATGACACGCTCGATGCAGGCCGCCATCGACATCAATAAGCAGCGCCGCGAAAAACAGATGGCTCACAACGAAGCCAACGGTATTACCCCGACGACCGTCAAACGCAAACTCGACGAAAACCTCAAGCTCGAAGAGACCGGAGAGCTCTACAACAAACGCAAGAAACTGGAGAAGATGCCCGCTGCCGAACGCAAGAAGATTCTCAATGAACTGAACCAGAAGATGAAGGAAGCGGCGAAGAAGCTGGAATTCGAAGAGGCGGCCCGTCTACGCGACGAGATCGCCAAGATTAGACAGTTATGA
- a CDS encoding response regulator transcription factor, protein MKNATILLLEDDTALHETLSEYLDEEGFEVVGCFDGESAEDQLYERSFDLLILDVNVPGKNGFEVLREARERGVETPALFLTTRDSAADAEQGFESGADDYVRKPFSLKELLLRVQSMLRRRFSHPASERMDLGGGLAFDLQNALLYDNGEPVKLAEKPRKLLELLLQRRGDVVTHEVINAHLWGFEETPSEEALRTYIKTIRSAVGKDRIISHKRTGYQFR, encoded by the coding sequence ATGAAGAACGCGACGATCCTGCTGCTTGAAGATGATACGGCTTTGCATGAAACCCTGAGCGAATACCTCGATGAGGAGGGGTTTGAAGTTGTCGGCTGTTTCGACGGGGAGTCGGCGGAAGATCAGCTGTATGAACGCAGCTTTGACCTGCTGATCCTTGATGTCAATGTTCCGGGGAAGAACGGCTTCGAGGTTTTGCGGGAGGCACGGGAACGCGGGGTCGAGACCCCGGCGCTTTTCCTGACGACGCGCGACAGTGCCGCCGATGCGGAACAGGGTTTTGAGAGCGGGGCGGATGACTATGTCCGCAAGCCTTTTTCGCTCAAAGAGCTGCTGCTGCGCGTCCAGAGCATGCTGCGCCGCCGCTTCTCCCACCCCGCCAGTGAGCGGATGGATCTGGGAGGCGGATTGGCGTTCGATCTGCAAAACGCACTCCTCTACGATAACGGCGAACCGGTCAAACTGGCGGAAAAACCGCGGAAACTCCTCGAACTGCTGCTGCAGCGCCGCGGTGACGTCGTGACCCACGAAGTGATCAATGCGCACCTCTGGGGCTTTGAAGAGACCCCGAGTGAAGAAGCGCTTCGCACTTACATCAAAACCATCAGGAGCGCCGTTGGCAAAGACCGTATCATCAGCCACAAACGTACGGGCTATCAGTTTCGCTGA
- a CDS encoding c-type cytochrome, whose product MKKSLLLITILGVALSAADGQALFNKCAACHGANGEKHALGKSKVINTMTPAEIETALKGYKDGTYGASMKALMKGQAASLDDAQIKTIAEFIGAK is encoded by the coding sequence ATGAAAAAGTCACTGTTACTCATCACCATCCTCGGGGTCGCACTCAGCGCGGCGGACGGCCAGGCCCTCTTTAACAAATGTGCGGCCTGCCACGGTGCCAACGGCGAAAAACACGCCCTCGGTAAAAGCAAAGTCATCAATACGATGACACCCGCGGAGATCGAAACGGCCCTCAAGGGCTATAAAGACGGTACCTACGGCGCTTCTATGAAAGCGCTGATGAAAGGCCAGGCTGCTTCCCTGGACGATGCACAGATCAAAACGATCGCAGAGTTTATCGGGGCCAAGTAA
- a CDS encoding HAMP domain-containing sensor histidine kinase → MAKTVSSATNVRAISFAENRTFRSFVLLYTLMGLAILALLGLLYFRASKAEMLSSHRLSMQLEGESYLPNLIRWMQGERADFPVDPAYDTAFYLGKKHVGGRLPIPPPDFSPGVHESGGMIYLVIPMGSYGLKEGKTVMMTRDDGLWLQLYWRRAGMYGTALFILLLLTGVGLSRLFLRPMKEAVALLDSFIKDTTHELNTPVTAILTNVERLDTAALDEKQRKKIARIETAARTIGSIYDDLTFLLLRRDVRIEDVPIDLAVFVKERLEYFQTRFDAKGLHVEMEVERPAKVVMDRTLAARLIDNLLSNAVKYSDRDTSVLVGISAEGLRLENTGVPIPEEKLSHIFERFARADESRGGFGIGLHLVAQIAARYRIRIAVETEGKRTRFVLTWPR, encoded by the coding sequence TTGGCAAAGACCGTATCATCAGCCACAAACGTACGGGCTATCAGTTTCGCTGAAAACCGGACCTTTCGCTCTTTCGTCCTGCTCTATACCTTGATGGGACTTGCGATCCTGGCACTGCTCGGGCTGCTCTACTTCCGTGCCTCCAAGGCGGAGATGCTCTCCTCGCACCGTTTGTCGATGCAACTTGAAGGGGAGAGTTATCTGCCGAACCTGATCAGATGGATGCAGGGGGAGCGGGCGGACTTCCCGGTTGACCCGGCCTACGACACGGCGTTCTACCTCGGCAAAAAACATGTGGGCGGCCGTCTGCCGATACCGCCGCCGGACTTTTCGCCGGGTGTCCACGAAAGCGGGGGGATGATCTACCTGGTGATCCCGATGGGCTCTTACGGCCTCAAAGAGGGCAAAACGGTGATGATGACCCGGGATGACGGACTGTGGCTGCAGCTTTACTGGCGCAGAGCAGGCATGTACGGCACGGCGCTGTTCATACTGCTGCTGCTGACCGGGGTGGGGCTTTCCCGCCTGTTCCTGCGGCCGATGAAAGAGGCGGTGGCGCTGCTGGACAGTTTCATCAAGGATACAACCCATGAACTCAATACACCTGTCACGGCGATATTGACGAACGTGGAGCGCCTTGATACGGCGGCGCTGGATGAGAAGCAGCGCAAAAAGATCGCCCGTATCGAGACGGCGGCACGCACGATCGGGTCGATCTATGACGATCTGACGTTTCTGCTGCTGCGGCGCGATGTCCGTATCGAGGACGTTCCGATTGATCTGGCAGTATTTGTGAAAGAGCGGCTGGAGTATTTTCAGACCCGTTTCGATGCAAAAGGGCTGCATGTGGAGATGGAGGTGGAAAGGCCGGCAAAGGTCGTGATGGACCGGACACTGGCGGCACGTCTTATTGACAACCTTCTTTCGAATGCCGTCAAGTACAGTGACAGGGATACATCGGTTCTGGTGGGGATCAGTGCGGAAGGATTGCGGCTTGAGAACACCGGCGTCCCGATCCCGGAGGAAAAACTCTCCCATATATTTGAGCGTTTTGCCCGGGCGGACGAGAGCCGGGGAGGGTTCGGTATCGGGCTGCACCTGGTAGCGCAGATCGCGGCCCGGTACCGCATCCGTATCGCCGTGGAAACGGAGGGGAAACGAACCCGTTTCGTGCTTACTTGGCCCCGATAA
- a CDS encoding WGR domain-containing protein, whose protein sequence is MVLVRKNDRSLSYYKIALYPTLFNDYLLVHHCGKHCSKTSKKHYFSSKKEALLSSLNLISAKKAEGFELLSS, encoded by the coding sequence ATGGTTCTTGTGCGCAAAAACGACCGGTCCCTCTCCTACTACAAGATCGCACTCTACCCCACGCTGTTCAACGACTATCTGCTCGTTCACCACTGCGGAAAACACTGTTCCAAAACCTCCAAAAAGCACTATTTCAGCAGCAAAAAAGAGGCCCTTCTCAGTTCGCTCAACCTCATCTCCGCCAAAAAAGCAGAGGGGTTCGAACTCCTCTCCTCCTAA
- a CDS encoding DedA family protein, which yields MEDMFSNLTTYGYIALFLYSLGGGFVGLMAAGVLSYMGKMDLVTAMTVAMVSNFLGDTLLFYMARYHKKEVLNYFHKHRRKLALSHMLMKKHGSWIIFMQKFVYGIKTLIPLAIGITKYDFTRFSILNFFAAVLWALVVGLGSYLAGKPIMGIYEVIVERPYIAPLIIVVLGGLIWYYLVNATKRQKKS from the coding sequence ATGGAAGATATGTTCTCCAACTTGACGACGTACGGCTATATTGCACTTTTCCTCTATTCGCTCGGCGGCGGGTTTGTGGGCCTGATGGCGGCCGGGGTACTCTCCTACATGGGAAAGATGGACCTGGTGACGGCGATGACGGTGGCGATGGTCTCGAACTTTTTGGGCGATACACTGCTGTTTTATATGGCGCGCTACCACAAGAAAGAGGTGCTGAACTATTTTCACAAACACCGCCGTAAGCTGGCCCTGTCGCATATGCTGATGAAGAAACACGGCAGCTGGATCATCTTCATGCAGAAATTCGTCTACGGCATCAAAACCCTGATCCCGCTTGCGATCGGGATCACGAAGTATGATTTCACACGCTTCTCCATCCTCAACTTTTTCGCGGCAGTGCTGTGGGCCCTGGTCGTGGGGCTGGGGAGTTATCTGGCCGGCAAACCGATCATGGGTATTTACGAGGTTATTGTCGAACGCCCCTATATCGCACCGCTGATCATCGTCGTCCTGGGAGGGTTGATTTGGTACTATTTGGTAAATGCCACGAAACGGCAAAAGAAATCATAA
- a CDS encoding acyl-CoA acyltransferase, with protein sequence MNPSVRKATESDAGIVAEAILTSSRAGKKIGIFDLIFETSDDALLLEQLSALVRTATKSYCHYSNFLLAVSGSEVAGTICGYEPRVATHDVFTQALAEIGVDEGYQERIATYLLVKPEIDRQTWVVDFMTVIEGHEPLPVFAELIKKSLLSARLKGYRKAQTMVEIGSSDAQILYEKLGFEVIDEKRSELYADQFGRAGIKRLQMTL encoded by the coding sequence ATGAATCCGAGTGTCAGAAAAGCGACGGAAAGTGATGCCGGTATCGTGGCAGAGGCGATACTCACAAGTTCGAGGGCAGGGAAGAAGATCGGTATCTTCGACCTGATCTTCGAGACGTCGGATGATGCGCTTTTGCTCGAGCAGCTCAGTGCTTTGGTACGGACGGCAACCAAAAGCTACTGCCATTACAGCAATTTTCTTCTGGCGGTGTCGGGGAGTGAGGTCGCGGGAACGATCTGTGGTTATGAACCGCGGGTGGCAACGCATGATGTTTTCACTCAGGCTCTGGCGGAAATTGGGGTTGACGAAGGGTACCAGGAACGCATCGCGACCTACCTGCTGGTCAAACCGGAAATTGACCGTCAGACCTGGGTCGTTGACTTTATGACCGTGATAGAGGGACATGAACCGCTGCCCGTTTTCGCGGAGTTGATCAAAAAGAGCCTCCTGTCCGCACGGCTGAAGGGGTACCGGAAAGCGCAGACGATGGTGGAGATAGGCTCTTCAGATGCACAGATCCTTTACGAAAAGCTCGGCTTTGAAGTGATCGATGAGAAACGAAGCGAGTTGTATGCCGACCAGTTCGGCCGCGCCGGGATCAAACGACTACAGATGACGCTGTGA
- a CDS encoding Na+/H+ antiporter NhaC family protein — MTYTPDVFSLLPPAAAIILALLTRRVLLSLALGTLTGLLVYTRFDPVAAMVEAWTLFATLFSTPWILKTLGFAVLVGSVMELVRRSGGIDGFVHLLQERYRMLRSRRGALLLVYTTGLVIFIESSITSLIAGAIGRPLAGRFGFSREKLAYVCDSTAAPVCSLLVINGWGALLLGLITTQIGAGYLQGDAVSILVHSVVFNFYAIIALLLTFSVIWFEWDIGPMRRCSAPHAAYEPETKHGDASLMILPLLLMVAGVFVFLWISGGGDLLKGSGSSAVFYTMLLTLGGIALQYRLKRVMSWTEYGAAALGGARALFPIATILLFAFAIGKVIDLVGTGSYLASFLEAGMAHVWLPAAVFVLASIMAFATGTSWGTFSVMLPIAVAMGAAGESYMPLLIGAVISGGVFGDHCSPISDTTIISSLAAGCDHIDHVRTQLPYALLAGVVALGMFLVAGYGIETR, encoded by the coding sequence GTGACGTATACCCCTGACGTCTTCTCGCTGCTGCCGCCGGCTGCGGCGATCATCCTGGCACTGCTGACACGCAGGGTGCTGCTCTCCCTGGCTCTCGGAACGTTGACCGGCCTCCTGGTCTATACCCGGTTCGATCCGGTCGCGGCCATGGTGGAGGCGTGGACGCTCTTTGCGACACTCTTCAGTACGCCGTGGATATTGAAAACCCTCGGTTTCGCCGTGCTGGTGGGATCGGTGATGGAACTGGTCCGCCGTTCAGGCGGGATCGACGGGTTCGTTCATCTGCTTCAGGAACGCTACCGGATGCTCCGTTCGCGCCGGGGGGCACTGCTGCTGGTCTATACGACGGGACTTGTCATTTTTATCGAATCATCCATCACTTCCCTGATCGCCGGGGCCATCGGCAGACCCCTCGCCGGACGTTTCGGGTTCAGCCGCGAAAAACTGGCCTATGTCTGCGACTCTACGGCCGCACCGGTCTGTTCCCTGCTCGTGATCAACGGGTGGGGGGCACTGCTGCTGGGACTGATTACGACGCAGATCGGTGCCGGGTACCTTCAGGGTGATGCTGTCAGCATCCTAGTGCATTCGGTCGTCTTTAACTTTTACGCCATCATCGCACTGCTGCTGACGTTTTCCGTCATCTGGTTCGAGTGGGATATCGGGCCGATGCGCCGATGCAGCGCCCCGCACGCCGCCTATGAGCCGGAGACGAAGCATGGGGATGCATCACTGATGATCCTGCCGCTTCTGCTGATGGTTGCAGGCGTTTTCGTTTTTCTGTGGATCTCGGGCGGCGGCGATCTGCTCAAAGGGAGCGGGAGCAGTGCCGTCTTCTATACGATGCTGCTGACGCTGGGCGGGATTGCCCTGCAGTACCGTCTGAAGCGGGTGATGTCATGGACGGAGTACGGGGCGGCTGCCCTCGGCGGCGCACGTGCGCTCTTCCCGATCGCGACGATCCTGCTTTTTGCCTTCGCTATCGGGAAGGTGATCGACCTGGTCGGTACCGGCAGTTACCTTGCCAGTTTCCTGGAAGCGGGGATGGCGCATGTCTGGCTTCCCGCTGCCGTTTTTGTCCTGGCCTCTATCATGGCCTTTGCAACGGGGACAAGCTGGGGAACGTTCAGTGTCATGCTGCCGATTGCCGTGGCAATGGGGGCCGCCGGAGAGAGTTATATGCCGCTGCTCATCGGCGCCGTGATCTCGGGCGGGGTCTTCGGCGACCACTGCTCCCCGATCTCGGATACGACGATTATCTCCTCCCTCGCGGCGGGGTGCGATCATATCGATCATGTACGGACGCAGCTTCCCTACGCTCTTCTGGCCGGCGTCGTTGCGCTTGGAATGTTCCTTGTGGCGGGGTATGGGATCGAAACGCGTTAG